A DNA window from Pleuronectes platessa chromosome 19, fPlePla1.1, whole genome shotgun sequence contains the following coding sequences:
- the rabepk gene encoding rab9 effector protein with kelch motifs, producing the protein MEFLPVLEPLDKPKQGMWYSLIPRGGAPGVGVGHTCTFTSSGDGDRGRILIVGGANPSGSFSHSHSINLDNHEWDIPEWEGLEARYEHCSFVPESCPQSLWVFGGAQSSGNRSCIQNLQLTDSSAHWKDVSVNGTPPSPRTYHTNSACLGDTLYVFSGGEAGASPVSDQKLHVFDAVSFTWSQPETQGRHPPARHGHIIVAVGLKIYIHGGMAGEKFHNDMYSLDTGSMKWEKVQTKGDIPPGVAAHSAVVLGKNIYIFGGMNTDGASNSMHRFNTEKSRWSLIKFKGDMPPNRLDHSMCLLPWKVHEEEQVDSPAASETIHLAFVFGGMDTTGVIHNDCIVTVVT; encoded by the exons ATGGAGTTTCTCCCAGTGCTCGAGCCACTGGATAAACCCAAACAAGGCATGTG GTATTCTTTGATACCCAGGGGAGGTGCTCCAGGTGTCGGTGTAGGTCACACCTGCACATTTACTTCATctggagacggagacagaggaagaatcCTGATCGTTGGGGGAGCCAACCCCAGTGGAAGTTTCTCACATTCACATTCCATAAATCTAG ATAATCATGAATGGGACATTCCGGAGTGGGAGGGTTTGGAGGCACGATATGAACACTGCAGCTTTGTGCCAGAGAGCTGCCCACAGAGCCTGTGGGTGTTTGGGGGTGCACAGTCGAGTGGCAATCGCAGTTGTATCCAGAACTTACAGCTCACAG ACAGTAGCGCTCACTGGAAAGACGTGTCAGTAAACGGGACGCCCCCTAGTCCGAGGACATACCACACCAACTCAGCCTGCCTCGGGGACACATTGTATGTCTTCTCTGGAGGTGAAGCAGGAGCTTCCCCTGTGTCCGACCAAAAACTTCATGTCTTCGATGCAG TGTCTTTCACCTGGTCCCAACCAGAAACACAAGGCAGACACCCACCAGCCAGACACGGCCACATTATTGTAGCAGTGGGTTTGAAGATCTACATTCACGGAGGCATGGCTGGAGAAAAATTCCACAATGACATGTACTCTCTCGACACAG GGAGTATGAAGTGGGAGAAAGTGCAGACCAAAGGGGATATCCCACCTGGAGTGGCAGCCCACTCAGCAGTGGTGCTGGGAAAGAACATCTACATCTTTGGAGGGATGAATACGGATGGTGCCAGCAACTCCATGCACAGATTCAACACAG AAAAAAGTAGATGGTCCCTAATAAAGTTCAAAGGAGATATGCCACCAAATCGCTTGGACCACTCAATGTGTCTGTTGCCCTGGAAGGTGCATGAAGAAGAGCAGGTCGACAGCCCTGCTGCCTCGGAGACTATACATCTGGCCTTTGTATTTGGAGGGATGGACACAACAGGTGTCATACATAATGACTGTATTGTGACTGTTGTGACATGA
- the hspa5 gene encoding endoplasmic reticulum chaperone BiP has translation MKLLLVVLLVAGTAFADDDDRKEQVGTVVGIDLGTTYSCVGVFKNGRVEIIANDQGNRITPSYVAFTSEGERLIGDAAKNQLTSNPENTVFDAKRLIGRIWGDAHVQQDIKYFPFKVTEKKSKPHIQVDIGGGVMKSFAPEEISAMVLTKMKETAEAYLGKKVTHAVVTVPAYFNDAQRQATKDAGTIAGLIVMRIINEPTAAAIAYGLDKRDGEKNILVFDLGGGTFDVSLLTIDNGVFEVVATNGDTHLGGEDFDQRVMEHFIKLYKKKTGKDVRKDHRAVQKLRREVEKAKRGLSAQHQARIEIESFFEGEDFSETLTRAKFEELNMDLFRSTMKPVQKVLDDSDLKKSDIDEIVLVGGSTRIPKIQQLVKEFFNGKEPSRGINPDEAVAYGAAVQAGVLSGEEDTGDVVLLDVCPLTLGIETVGGVMTKLIPRNTVVPTKKSQIFSTASDNQPTVTIKVYEGERPLTKDNHLLGTFDLTGIPPAPRGVPQIEVTFEIDVNGILRVGAEDKGTGNKNKITITNDQNRLTPEDIERMVNDAERFADEDKQLKERIDSRNELESYAYSLKNQIGDKEKLGGKLSDEDKEIIEKAVEEKIEWMESHQEAELEDFQAKKKELEEVVQPIISKLYGSAGGPPPEGAESEQEEKDEL, from the exons ATGAAGCTGCTTTTGGTCGTATTGCTGGTCGCCGGCACTGCGTTTGCCGATGACGACGACAGGAAGGAACAAGTGGGGACTGTGGTTGGAATCGACCTGGGCACAACCTATTCATG tGTTGGAGTGTTCAAGAATGGCCGTGTGGAGATCATTGCCAACGACCAGGGTAACCGCATCACCCCATCATACGTGGCCTTCACCAGTGAGGGCGAGCGCCTTATCGGGGATGCCGCTAAGAACCAGCTGACCTCTAACCCTGAGAACACAGTTTTTGATGCCAAGAGACTGATTGGACGCATTTGGGGGGACGCCCATGTGCAGCAGGACATCAAGTACTTTCCCTTCAAG GTCACTGAGAAGAAGAGCAAGCCCCATATCCAGGTGGACATTGGCGGTGGCGTAATGAAGTCATTTGCTCCTGAGGAGATCTCTGCCATGGTGCTGACTAAGATGAAGGAGACTGCTGAGGCTTACCTGGGCAAGAAG GTCACACACGCTGTGGTCACCGTCCCTGCTTACTTCAATGATGCCCAGCGTCAGGCCACTAAGGATGCTGGAACCATCGCTGGTCTGATCGTTATGAGAATCATCAATGAGCC AACTGCCGCTGCCATAGCTTATGGTCTGGACAAGAGGGACGGCGAGAAGAACATTCTTGTGTTTGATCTGGGTGGTGGCACCTTTGATGTCTCCCTCCTGACCATCGACAATGGCGTATTTGAAGTGGTGGCCACCAATGGTGACACTCATCTGGGAGGTGAAGACTTCGACCAGCGTGTCATGGAGCACTTCATCAAGCTGTACAAGAAGAAGACAGGCAAAGATGTGCGCAAAGACCACCGTGCTGTGCAGAAGCTGCGTCGTGAGGTTGAAAAGGCAAAGAGGGGACTGTCCGCCCAGCACCAGGCCCGCATTGAGATCGAGTCCTTCTTTGAGGGAGAAGACTTCTCTGAGACACTGACCCGTGCCAAGTTTGAAGAGCTGAACATG GACCTGTTCCGTTCCACCATGAAGCCTGTACAGAAGGTGCTGGACGATTCTGACCTGAAGAAATCTGACATTGATGAGATTGTCCTGGTTGGAGGCTCCACCCGTATCCCCAAAATTCAGCAGCTGGTGAAGGAGTTCTTCAATGGCAAGGAGCCATCTAGGGGCATCAACCCTGATGAGGCTGTGGCATATGGAGCTGCTGTGCAGGCTGGAGTGCTCTCTGGAGAGGAGGACACTG GTGATGTGGTTCTTCTGGATGTGTGCCCGCTGACTCTTGGTATTGAGACAGTTGGAGGAGTCATGACCAAACTGATCCCCAGGAACACTGTGGTGCCCACCAAGAAATCTCAGATCTTCTCTACAGCCTCTGATAACCAGCCCACTGTCACCATTAAGGTCTATGAAG GTGAGCGTCCTCTGACAAAAGACAACCATCTGCTGGGAACCTTCGACCTGACAGGAATCCCTCCTGCCCCTCGTGGCGTACCACAGATTGAAGTCACTTTTGAAATCGATGTCAATGGCATTCTGCGAGTCGGAGCTGAAGATAAGGGCACAGGCAACAAGAACAAGATCACAATCACCAACGACCAGAACCGCCTGACACCTGAGGACATTGAGCGCATGGTGAATGACGCTGAGCGCTTTGCAGATGAGGACAAGCAGCTGAAGGAGAGGATAGACTCCCGCAACGAGCTGGAGAGCTACGCCTACTCCCTGAAGAACCAGATCGGCGACAAGGAGAAACTTGGAGGCAAGCTGTCTGATGAAGACAAGGAAATCATCGAGAAGGCAGTAGAGGAGAAGATTGAGTGGATGGAGTCGCACCAAGAGGCTGAGCTGGAAGACTTCCAGGCCAAGAAGAAGGAGCTGGAAGAAGTGGTGCAGCCCATTATCAGCAAGCTTTATGGCAGTGCAGGCGGCCCCCCACCTGAGGGCGCTGAGagcgagcaggaggagaaggatgagTTGTAG